AGCATGCATCTTTTGTGTATAATCAATCTTATAATAATCATTTTTACCTGCCTCACCTCTGCGAAAATCTGCCAACAGAGAAGTTATATCTGTACCCTGCGCATGGCCCAAATCAATCCAACCCAGCACATTACTGTATACCAGACCATTTCTTCTATTGCTATTCCATTCATATGGCTCAATAATTTCATTACGATTACTCATAGCAACGTCCTCTGTAAATTTTCCTTTTTATTCTCGCCATCCTGAATGCAAGACTATGAAGAGTTTTTAGAAAAAGAAGTTCAATAAAAAGGCACATACTTAAGATAAAGCCTACCCCGGCTACCTTAGCCAATCCTTATTAAATTTTCACCTGACCATTCAGACCATATACTTATCAAAATAAAATATCCACCTTAAAAATTCACCTTAGATTCATTCTGTGAACTACCTTCTCTTTTTTACACCTCCTAACTCTAAAGATGTATGGGCCCTCAAATTCAGCATATAACTTATTATAATGATGTCCTTACCAATATTTACATTGTGATAATTTTCCGATTTCATAATTTATACCAAAAATTCTAAACTGCGAGTTTTTTACTTTCCAGCCTGATCACATCAGACTGACACACCTGCCTGCAAACCAATCATCAAATTTATGATCCACCTCACATCCCCACAAACTACACCAAGGTATAGTTTGCTCATGTATTTCCCTGGTGTTGGCCTGATTTGGCATCCCCTCGTCCGAGGGGATTTTTTTAACTTCACACATCCTGAAAAGCAGATCCTTCAGCCATATCCGCCCCACTCTGCATATTCTGACCCAATTCAATCACTAATTCCGGCGTAAACCAGCCACGCTTTCCGATTTAATCCGAAAGCGATTTTCGATATAAACCGTTCATTTTTTACCGAAATTCTGAATCAGTGATTACAGCCAGGGAAGTGAGCGGCGACAAGCAAAGGACTGAATGCTAATTTCTGGCGCAATTATAGCATGAGGGAGAAAATAGCCCTGCTTTATTCCAATATAAACCAAAGTCTTGTAGACTGACACTTCCGATGCAATCATGCCAGTTCCGGTGTGACCAATATAACATGGCACAGTTTAGGAACTGTCGCTCAGACCTCTTCCTACCTGATAATAATCATGGCCTGATCGTCATTAGAGTGTAATCGTTTTATTTAAATCTGTATTAAGCACAGGAAAAATTATTGATGCACATACAGATACCCCGGAGAGATCGACTATAATAGCTTGTAATGACTTAAGCTTTACTTTATTCGGAAAGCTATCGTTCTGAACATTTCTTTTAAAGAGAATTGACTAATGAAAAGTTACTTTTCAGATAACGAAAAAAATAATTATATAAAAAACAGTTTGGAAAGAAACATACTAAAGTACGGTAATTTTAAGTACGCATACGCTGTAATGGATAAAAAACATACAGATAACATAGTCGTCATTTATAACATAGAAAATGATTTTGTTGATGAGTATCTTTCCAATAAATATCAAAATATTGACCCTATTATTATCACTGCATTGAATCGCATAACATCTTTTACCTGGGATGATGACATCAAAATAAACTCTTATTGGCCAATGGATAAAGTTTTTGTTTTAAAATCTTGTAATTTTTTAGCTGGTCATACTTTTGTTGTACATGATTATTATAGCAATCTGGCAACGCTAACATTATATTATGATAAATTTCTGATGACTGATGTTGCTGAACTTATCAAAAATCTTAAAAATGATTTTCAGGATATTCTACTGAATACCCATGAAATGTTGCTTCAGATCTACATGAAATCAAAAGAAAAGTGCGCTATGAATATGGATCTGTCTACCCGTGAAGCTGAAGTACTCTACTGGAGCAGTACCGGAAAGACCTATGCTGAAGTTGCTGGGATCCTGCACCTCACCGTTAGCACGGTTAAATTCCATATGGGAAATACAGTCAGAAAACTTGGCGTCAAGAATGCAAAACATGCTATTAGCTTAGCAAATGAACTCAACCTTATACCCCGACCAGGTAAATGATTCTGAGCGTTCGCCTTCGTATTAAAAGCTAACAGTCAGACGGTAACCAAAATATAAAACGACTGACCTCCAATCATCAGTATTGTATCAGCTCACTTAACGTACTTATTGATTATAATTCAGAAAATGCAATGGTTTGCTGTGGTTCACGCCAGATTGGAAAGAACTCAGGGAAACCCTCTACCTTCCTGGGAGATCCTGCATCACGAAAACCAAATCGCCTGGATATGATTTGTCCACCGCGCCTTGTGCACTCGGAGTAGCATGGAAAACCATTTTTATCCAGAATGACATTCAGTTCACTGAACAACGTCGCCAACACTCTTGTGCTTTCATGGCCGCGATGTGCGCGCTTTACTGCCGTGAGAAATAAATAACAGTGAGGCGGGGTTCGGGGATGATAGTTATCACATCCCTTCATCCACGCTGCAACGGTCGTATAGTCTGAGTCACATGCCCGGCGCAGCCGGTTATCGATATCAAGCTGTTCGTTGCTTATTGCCATAAATTCTGATCGAAAATAAACCTGAACTCCCGCATAGTTTTCAATAAAGTGTATGCCGCCATATTCTCTGGCGAAATCAACATAGACACGAAAAAAACGCCACATTCTGTCAAACCGACCTACCTGATTGATAAAAACAAATTTATATATCGGATCGTCAAAAAACTCAGCTGTCAGCAGATCGCAGATATTATCCAGATCTGAATCCCTGGCTTGCATACATTGCATTTTTATCTCCTTATTTTACTTTATGCCTTTATTGAATAGCAGGTAATCATGATATTTCGCTAAAATATATTTATTCAGCCAGACCTTTTTTAGCCAGTGATTTGTGAAAACTTAATCTGGAATAGGGGGGGCACACCTAGCCTTAAGTACAGTATCATAAGGCATTGATGATTTTGCTGCATAACTTCACACTTTCGGAAGAAATTATGAAAGAATGGTTGTGATCATCAGATTTCAACTCAAATAAACAATAATATATTGATTTGTAATTTATTTTATGTCCGTATAATGAGAATCGTATTGAAAGAGGATTTTTATTAGGATGCTGTATACGCCGCTTCCAGCAACTGCACACAGCACTGCTACGCGTACTACTTTCGAGGCAACTTAATGAGTTTCGCGTAGCGCGAAGGGTGAGGTTCCACCTGTATAACTAATTAGATAAGCAATTAGTTTAGCTGATTATCTACCATCCGTGATGTCTACTATAATATCATCCAAAGTGATTTCATGAGGTTCTCCTTAATCAAAAACAATTTAATTTTTTGTTAAAAAAATAATCATAGCCTGCACCTTACCATCCTCACCTCGGAAGACCGAAAAATAGATTGATTTGTAGAGTTAAATTATTGTAGCTTTCATTTCCAGTATTGTAACTGAACGAATCACTACCCTTAATTAACTTGACTGAGGTGGTATATGTACACTTGCCTTACTGAATCACTATTTCATACTAGCTTCCTTGCAAAAAAACTAAATAATCATAACCTGAAATGGATCGTAAGAAACGCTCGTGAACTCGATTGCGAAGAATTGAATGAAATGCATTCAAGTCTTAGCAAAAAAAATTCATAGACAAAAAGACTTAAATACTATCGAAAGATCTTATCGCGGACTGAGTGAAGCAGAAGAGTATTTAGCGTTAACATATGGAGTACCTGAATTACATCCATTAAAACTGGCTAACATTGTCACAACGATCGACTTTACTGATGATTTTCTTTCTCATTGTACGGATGGCGTGAATGCGATTGACAATTCAGGTGCGATTATATTCCTTAACGTCATTCTTAAAAATAAATGGATTGATTTTTTTGAACAACGAATAGTTAATGCTCATCCCGCTGTTTTACCTTACGCAAGAGGAATGTTCGCCATTGAGCAATTTCTCGTTGATAACACTCACTGTCAATTTGAACAAGCTGCTGGAGCAACAATCCATTATATCGATATGGGAATTGACACAGGGGCTATCATTGAGACGGCTCAATTGGAAAAAATATGGGATCTTGAATCAATTTGGGCAGTTAAAGGAGAATCTTATCTCCTGGCATTCGAATTAATGAAATGTTATTTAACGCGCAAAGAAAAATTCACCTTAACTGATTGTCATAGGGCAGATAAAACTATATCAAGCCCTTTGTATTTCAGGCGTAACTTTTCACCCGAAATAAAAAAACATCCGAGACCAAATTCATAACATTGAAAGGTAACAATGCATGATGCCAATGTCGGGTTGTTTATCCTGTTAATCATTTCAATCTACATCTATATCGCAGAAAAGTTTAAAGAGATTAAATCCCTGCTCCCCCCTAATGGTAGGTGGGAAGTCAGGAAAAAATGTAATAATCGCTAAATTCAAAGCCAGTCAAGA
This genomic stretch from Pantoea cypripedii harbors:
- a CDS encoding helix-turn-helix transcriptional regulator, which gives rise to MKSYFSDNEKNNYIKNSLERNILKYGNFKYAYAVMDKKHTDNIVVIYNIENDFVDEYLSNKYQNIDPIIITALNRITSFTWDDDIKINSYWPMDKVFVLKSCNFLAGHTFVVHDYYSNLATLTLYYDKFLMTDVAELIKNLKNDFQDILLNTHEMLLQIYMKSKEKCAMNMDLSTREAEVLYWSSTGKTYAEVAGILHLTVSTVKFHMGNTVRKLGVKNAKHAISLANELNLIPRPGK
- a CDS encoding formyltransferase family protein; translation: MKCIQVLAKKIHRQKDLNTIERSYRGLSEAEEYLALTYGVPELHPLKLANIVTTIDFTDDFLSHCTDGVNAIDNSGAIIFLNVILKNKWIDFFEQRIVNAHPAVLPYARGMFAIEQFLVDNTHCQFEQAAGATIHYIDMGIDTGAIIETAQLEKIWDLESIWAVKGESYLLAFELMKCYLTRKEKFTLTDCHRADKTISSPLYFRRNFSPEIKKHPRPNS